From a single Paenibacillus sp. FSL R5-0345 genomic region:
- a CDS encoding Hsp20/alpha crystallin family protein, producing MFDLVPFGKRRDDAFGMLAKSLNDVFNDDFFAPIKSSTMSFRTDIRESDQAYLIEAELPGFKKEEIDIDYASPYLTIKAVRKEENAEENKDHQIVRRERRYGEYVRRFYVQDIAEEEIRASLKDGLLKLEVPKRQKPQGKRIEIQDGDSSGSQSE from the coding sequence TTTGGTTCCTTTTGGTAAACGTAGAGATGATGCTTTTGGTATGCTGGCTAAGTCTTTGAATGATGTTTTTAACGATGATTTTTTTGCTCCGATCAAGAGCTCAACGATGTCCTTTAGAACGGATATTCGCGAGAGTGACCAGGCTTACCTGATTGAAGCTGAACTTCCTGGCTTTAAAAAAGAAGAAATCGACATTGATTATGCCAGCCCCTACTTGACGATTAAAGCGGTGCGGAAGGAAGAGAATGCCGAGGAGAACAAGGATCATCAAATTGTACGCAGAGAACGTCGATATGGTGAATATGTTCGCAGATTCTATGTTCAGGACATTGCAGAAGAAGAGATCCGCGCGTCTTTGAAAGACGGATTACTGAAGCTGGAAGTTCCAAAACGGCAAAAGCCGCAAGGAAAACGCATTGAAATTCAAGACGGAGATTCTAGCGGTTCGCAGTCTGAATAA
- a CDS encoding DnaJ C-terminal domain-containing protein: MANNNYYDALGVSKTATKQEIKKAYQKLAKKWHPDVNKAPEAEAKFKKAAEAYEVLGNEERRKLYDEELLYGAQRGRAGGGASSGASSWDSNFGGSWSGGTYSTGGSGISEEDLFGMFFGNRGSADRAGFDFFSSSGSGRSSSNPWGEAHSTTQAQLDITLEQAYKGATVRVQIGDKTVDVHVPPRSSEGTILKIAGNAQSGIAPGGDILLALHILPHDIYELRNGDLCGVVEVAPWQAVLGGEVKVPLPGGGAVKLKIPAGIQSGKTLRIPGKGLKRENGTNGDILFGIEIIIPETTSEAEKNLYRKLAESSRFEARAKRQSTGTQRQKSKVGN; the protein is encoded by the coding sequence GTGGCTAACAACAACTATTATGATGCTTTGGGTGTGAGCAAAACAGCAACCAAACAGGAAATTAAAAAGGCTTATCAAAAGCTCGCCAAGAAGTGGCATCCCGATGTGAACAAAGCTCCTGAGGCAGAGGCCAAATTCAAAAAAGCGGCTGAAGCCTATGAAGTGCTTGGTAATGAGGAGAGACGAAAGCTTTACGATGAGGAGCTGCTTTATGGGGCTCAGCGTGGTAGAGCGGGTGGAGGTGCTTCGAGCGGGGCCTCTTCGTGGGATTCAAACTTTGGTGGAAGCTGGAGCGGCGGAACTTATTCTACAGGGGGCTCTGGCATTTCGGAGGAAGATTTGTTTGGAATGTTTTTTGGGAATCGGGGCTCGGCGGATCGAGCTGGCTTTGATTTCTTTTCTAGTAGTGGTAGTGGCCGTTCGAGCAGCAATCCATGGGGTGAGGCGCACAGTACGACGCAGGCGCAGCTGGATATTACGTTGGAGCAGGCTTATAAAGGAGCAACTGTACGAGTACAGATTGGTGATAAAACTGTGGATGTTCATGTTCCGCCGAGATCTAGTGAAGGTACGATTTTAAAAATCGCAGGGAACGCTCAAAGTGGCATAGCTCCAGGCGGCGATATACTGCTGGCACTTCATATTCTTCCTCATGATATTTACGAGCTTCGAAATGGCGACTTATGCGGCGTAGTTGAAGTTGCTCCTTGGCAAGCGGTATTGGGCGGAGAGGTAAAGGTTCCACTACCTGGCGGCGGTGCTGTGAAGTTGAAGATTCCTGCAGGAATTCAGAGCGGCAAAACGCTGCGCATCCCAGGCAAAGGTTTGAAGCGTGAAAATGGTACGAATGGTGATATTTTATTTGGTATTGAGATTATTATTCCTGAGACAACCAGCGAAGCGGAAAAGAACTTGTACCGTAAACTGGCTGAATCCAGCCGATTCGAGGCCAGAGCTAAACGCCAAAGCACCGGTACGCAGCGCCAAAAGTCTAAAGTGGGTAATTAA
- the clpB gene encoding ATP-dependent chaperone ClpB, giving the protein MDFNKLTQKLQEAVAAAQSLASDSGHQEIDNLHLLKALLQQQEGLLPRLLQKMNVPVAEMLRSTDELLGRKPSISGSGASTVRRYASQSLIHLLEQAEKEAAKMQDEFVSVEHAVLAMVSDSSRDNRELRDLFVSRGLTREKLMSILAEIRGHQRVTSREPEATYEVLEKYGRDLVAEVRAGKIDPVIGRDAEIRRVIRILSRKTKNNPVLIGEPGVGKTAIVEGLAHRIVRKDVPEGLKDKTIFSLDMSSLVAGAKFRGEFEERLQAVLREVRESNGRIILFIDELHTIVGAGKTEGSMDAGNMLKPMLARGELHCIGATTLDEYRKYIEKDPALERRFQQVLVSEPDVEDTISILRGLKERFEVHHGVKIHDSALVAAGVLSNRYITDRFLPDKAIDLVDEACAMIRTEIDSMPGEMDEVTRRLMQMEIEEAALKKETDDASKRRLEILQRELADLKEKQLGMTARWEKEKSAIQGIRDLKKRLEQARKDLVDAQEEYDLNKSAELSYGIIPDLERQLKAAEEAAQQDQDTRLLREAVTEEEIADIVSRWTGVPVSRLVEGERDKLLRLEETLHERVVGQDEAVSLVADAVLRARAGIKDPNRPIGSFLFLGPTGVGKTELAKSLAVSLFDREDGMIRIDMSEYMEKHSVSRLVGAPPGYVGYEEGGQLTEAVRRQPYTVVLLDEVEKAHPDVFNILLQLLDDGRLTDSQGRMVDFKNTIIIMTSNIGSPHLIQGTDEKGQLTEAAKDRVMKELSGHFRPEFLNRVDDIVMFKPLTLGEIEKIVDKLVDGLRLRLAEREIGLQLTEPAVRFIAKEGFDPVYGARPLKRFIQRSLETRVARAIIAGEAAEGSVIQVDESGGDLTVTIMKPVGDEPQRAE; this is encoded by the coding sequence ATGGATTTCAATAAACTTACTCAAAAGCTGCAGGAAGCAGTGGCTGCGGCGCAGTCGCTTGCTTCAGACAGCGGACATCAGGAGATCGATAATCTCCATCTATTAAAAGCATTACTCCAGCAGCAAGAAGGCTTGCTGCCAAGACTGCTGCAAAAGATGAATGTCCCCGTAGCTGAGATGCTGCGCAGCACGGATGAACTGCTTGGGCGTAAGCCGAGCATCAGCGGGTCAGGAGCAAGCACGGTGCGGCGTTATGCCTCGCAATCGCTGATCCATCTGCTGGAGCAGGCGGAGAAGGAAGCGGCGAAGATGCAGGATGAATTTGTCTCTGTGGAGCATGCTGTGCTGGCCATGGTGTCGGATTCGAGCAGGGACAATCGTGAGCTACGTGATCTTTTTGTCAGTCGTGGCCTAACACGCGAGAAGCTGATGTCTATACTTGCGGAGATTCGTGGGCATCAGCGTGTAACGAGTCGGGAGCCAGAGGCTACTTATGAGGTGCTGGAGAAATACGGACGTGATCTGGTAGCAGAGGTTCGTGCAGGCAAGATCGATCCAGTCATCGGGCGTGACGCAGAAATACGCCGTGTGATCCGAATTCTGTCCCGTAAAACGAAGAATAACCCTGTTCTCATCGGTGAGCCAGGTGTAGGGAAAACGGCAATTGTAGAAGGCTTGGCTCACCGGATTGTACGCAAAGACGTACCGGAGGGTCTGAAGGATAAGACGATTTTCTCGCTGGATATGAGTTCCCTCGTAGCAGGCGCGAAGTTCCGAGGTGAATTCGAGGAACGCTTGCAGGCGGTGCTTAGGGAAGTTCGTGAAAGTAACGGCCGAATTATTCTTTTTATTGATGAGCTGCACACGATTGTAGGCGCAGGTAAAACTGAAGGCTCGATGGATGCTGGCAATATGCTCAAGCCGATGCTGGCTCGGGGTGAGCTGCACTGTATCGGTGCCACAACGCTCGATGAATACCGCAAGTATATTGAGAAGGACCCTGCGCTGGAGCGCCGTTTCCAACAGGTGCTGGTCAGCGAACCGGATGTAGAGGATACGATCTCCATTCTACGCGGTCTGAAGGAACGGTTCGAAGTCCATCATGGAGTCAAAATCCATGACAGCGCCCTCGTAGCTGCAGGAGTATTGTCTAATCGCTACATTACGGATCGTTTTTTGCCGGATAAAGCGATCGACTTAGTGGATGAAGCTTGCGCCATGATCCGTACAGAGATTGACTCTATGCCGGGTGAGATGGATGAAGTGACCCGTCGTCTGATGCAGATGGAGATTGAAGAAGCAGCACTTAAAAAGGAAACCGATGACGCCAGCAAACGCCGTCTGGAAATCCTACAACGTGAACTCGCCGATCTTAAGGAGAAGCAGCTTGGGATGACGGCGCGTTGGGAGAAGGAGAAGTCAGCGATTCAAGGCATCCGCGACCTCAAAAAACGGCTGGAGCAAGCCCGGAAGGATTTGGTCGATGCGCAGGAGGAATATGATCTTAATAAATCTGCCGAACTGAGCTATGGCATTATTCCTGATCTGGAGCGGCAATTGAAAGCGGCTGAAGAAGCGGCTCAGCAGGATCAGGATACTAGATTATTGCGTGAAGCTGTAACCGAGGAGGAAATCGCAGATATTGTATCGCGCTGGACGGGTGTGCCGGTTAGCCGGCTGGTTGAAGGCGAACGGGATAAGCTGCTACGTCTGGAAGAAACGCTGCATGAACGAGTTGTGGGCCAAGATGAAGCTGTCAGCTTGGTGGCTGACGCCGTACTTCGGGCAAGAGCTGGGATCAAAGATCCAAATCGGCCGATCGGTTCCTTTCTGTTCCTCGGTCCGACTGGGGTAGGGAAGACGGAGTTGGCAAAATCACTCGCGGTCTCTCTCTTTGATCGCGAAGATGGCATGATCCGTATTGATATGTCGGAGTATATGGAGAAGCACAGTGTTTCTCGCCTGGTCGGAGCACCTCCGGGATATGTTGGATATGAGGAGGGCGGCCAACTAACAGAAGCGGTACGGCGACAGCCATATACAGTAGTGCTGCTCGATGAAGTGGAGAAGGCGCATCCTGATGTATTTAATATTCTACTGCAGCTGCTTGATGATGGGCGGCTGACCGATTCGCAGGGCCGGATGGTCGACTTCAAGAACACGATCATTATCATGACCTCAAATATCGGCTCACCACATCTGATTCAAGGCACCGATGAGAAGGGTCAGCTTACGGAGGCGGCTAAGGACAGAGTAATGAAGGAACTAAGTGGACATTTCCGTCCGGAGTTCCTGAACCGGGTAGATGACATTGTGATGTTCAAGCCTTTGACCCTGGGCGAGATCGAGAAGATCGTGGACAAACTGGTAGACGGATTGCGTTTACGCCTTGCTGAACGGGAGATTGGTCTTCAATTAACTGAACCGGCGGTACGTTTTATCGCTAAGGAGGGTTTTGATCCAGTGTATGGGGCTAGACCGCTGAAACGCTTTATCCAGCGTAGTTTGGAGACCCGTGTGGCCCGTGCGATCATTGCTGGCGAAGCTGCAGAAGGTTCAGTGATTCAAGTAGATGAATCTGGCGGTGACCTGACAGTTACCATCATGAAGCCAGTAGGCGATGAACCACAGCGTGCTGAATAA
- a CDS encoding glycosyltransferase family 2 protein, whose protein sequence is MTETKIRVLIGSPIHQKPTVLKEFLNSLLRLNVANIELDFHLIDDNDDEESTRLLQEFKSMGDHIYLQSSGFHDAYIRNDTTHFWSTDLVWKVANFKNLMINRAQTLNYDYLFLIDSDLILHPDTLRHLIGANKDIISEVFWTQWQPGTMFQPQVWMHDEYNQWELLPGEKLQQEEINRRFHEFIAKMRNPGIYEVGGLGACTLISQHAIKAGVSYNQIRNISYWGEDRHFCIRAAALGIPLFVDTHYPALHLYRDSDLSKVDDFIKETTETKADSTDAASNLSTDDVPITTESTSTPDNLTNTDITENPDNLTNTDITENPDNESSKETIPLAKKRPKLTLTMVVKNESGRFLRQVLEEHRKYIDEAVIIDDGSTDNSAAICLEALEGIPVHLVHNTISKFSNEIELRKQQWEEVLKTNPEWILSLDADEIFEPSFAANIETLLYADEVDLFCFRLYDLWNATHYREDIYWRSHLNYRPFLLRYKEDFNYVWNESPQHCGRFPENIFELPHQLSNLRLKHLGWSKAEFRLEKYLRYMLLDPDGQYGWKEQYLSILDEHPHLIPWVE, encoded by the coding sequence ATGACGGAAACCAAGATTCGTGTATTGATCGGCAGTCCGATCCACCAGAAGCCTACGGTTTTAAAAGAATTTCTCAATTCCTTGCTTCGTCTGAATGTAGCCAATATTGAGCTGGATTTTCATCTGATAGATGATAATGATGATGAGGAATCAACCCGGCTACTCCAGGAATTCAAAAGCATGGGTGATCATATTTATCTTCAGAGCTCCGGCTTTCATGATGCGTATATTCGCAATGATACCACCCACTTCTGGAGTACCGACTTAGTCTGGAAAGTAGCCAACTTTAAGAATCTCATGATCAACCGAGCCCAGACCCTGAATTATGACTATTTGTTTCTGATTGACTCCGATCTCATTCTCCATCCCGATACCCTCAGACATCTCATAGGTGCGAACAAGGATATTATCTCAGAGGTATTCTGGACGCAGTGGCAGCCCGGAACTATGTTTCAGCCGCAGGTATGGATGCACGACGAATACAATCAATGGGAGTTACTGCCCGGCGAAAAACTGCAACAAGAAGAGATCAATCGCAGATTTCATGAATTCATAGCTAAGATGCGGAATCCCGGAATTTATGAAGTAGGCGGACTCGGGGCTTGTACATTGATTAGTCAGCATGCGATAAAAGCCGGGGTTAGCTACAATCAAATTCGCAACATTTCTTATTGGGGAGAAGACCGCCATTTCTGCATTCGTGCCGCAGCCCTTGGCATTCCCCTGTTCGTCGACACCCATTATCCGGCGCTACACTTGTATAGAGACAGTGATTTGAGCAAAGTTGACGATTTTATCAAAGAAACCACGGAGACCAAAGCTGACTCCACTGATGCAGCGAGCAATTTATCTACGGATGATGTGCCTATAACGACAGAGTCGACCTCCACACCAGACAATCTAACCAATACAGACATTACAGAGAATCCAGACAATCTAACCAATACAGACATTACAGAGAATCCAGACAATGAAAGTTCCAAGGAAACAATCCCTCTAGCCAAAAAGCGGCCCAAGCTAACCCTCACCATGGTTGTGAAAAATGAAAGTGGACGCTTTCTGCGACAGGTTCTGGAGGAGCATCGCAAATACATCGATGAGGCCGTCATTATTGATGATGGCAGCACGGATAATTCAGCAGCTATCTGTTTGGAAGCCCTTGAAGGCATTCCCGTTCATCTCGTGCACAATACCATATCCAAATTCAGCAATGAAATTGAGCTGCGAAAGCAGCAGTGGGAAGAGGTTCTGAAGACGAATCCTGAGTGGATTCTGAGTCTGGATGCAGACGAAATCTTTGAACCCAGTTTTGCTGCAAATATTGAAACGTTACTGTACGCTGACGAGGTCGATCTATTCTGCTTCCGTCTCTACGATTTATGGAACGCCACCCATTACAGAGAAGATATTTACTGGCGCTCTCATTTGAATTACCGTCCTTTTTTGCTTCGCTATAAAGAAGACTTCAACTATGTATGGAATGAATCCCCACAGCACTGTGGGCGATTTCCGGAAAATATTTTCGAGCTTCCCCACCAGCTAAGCAACTTACGACTCAAGCATTTAGGTTGGTCGAAGGCAGAATTCCGTTTAGAAAAATATCTGCGTTACATGCTCCTTGATCCCGATGGCCAATACGGCTGGAAGGAGCAATACTTGTCCATTCTGGATGAACACCCCCATTTAATACCTTGGGTGGAGTGA